Within the Trichoplusia ni isolate ovarian cell line Hi5 unplaced genomic scaffold, tn1 tig00000288, whole genome shotgun sequence genome, the region ACCTACGCTTTAGTATTAAGCTGTGTTACGATTGTTGCGAATACTATTATTATGATTCGCTATATAACACACGGTTGACGTCCACGTTTTTTCTATTTCGTCGCTAGCGTTAAACTGTTTACTTTCGAAGGATTATTTCACGCTCAACTTGACGAACATAGTTTTTACGTAATGGTGTTGTGAGTCACAGTCCACACTATAATGCAGCGTTGGTCATATTGTATTAATATGCTATTATCGCGTTAAAGTTGTTATTAAAATCCTGCAGTATTTTCTCACAGCgagttaatatttgtataaggTAATATCACATAATGCGGTGTCAGCGAGTATGTCGCGTTGAGCACATGGAGTGAAGCCGATGGCGTGGCGTACTGCTGCCGTACAAAGGTAAACACCTGTGTACGAGCGTGATCGTGTTGTTGCAACGTCGGTTGCACAAATCAGTTTGGAGAGGTGCGGGACGCGGGCCGCACCACACATGCATTATTCAAGGCTCATTTCTATTCAACGCCGACAGGCGCCCGATAAAAATTCTCGTTTGACAACTTGGACGCCTGCACCCTTTGTATTACGTCATGTCCCCTGCGCTGATACGCGCTGCTTAAGTGtcttaaacattatttgtcACTCCTATATTTATGAGTTCGTAATAACCTTATCGACACGAATTTGTTGTGTGCTGCTACCGTCTCATTGTTATACCGAACACatgttttattaagtaacaacTTCAGATGTTTTTGTGCTGCCggtaataaaaacttgattgtatttttatcgTACAATAAATGCGAATACATAATACAAACCAACAAACCGTAGATATATTAAGATAACATTGTGTAATAGGTGTGTTAGagcacatacatattttttcatttgtagataaaaataatatacaatgtaGAACTTAAAGCTCGCCGGAAAAcacaataacaatttacatattGAAGATAATTAGTGAGCACAACAAACGCGCGCATAGTCTGTATTTACATGTAGTGTATGTAGCGAGAGAGGTTAGAGATCAAACAAGAGTATTAACGATGCTTTATGTCGGAGCAAAAGCTCAACACTTCAATCGATGCGTGATCGATTCGGCCTACTTACAATGTCTAGTGCACCCGCCGTAACtcaagaacatttaaaataaattatttaaactgcaATTGAGATCATTCTACAAATTTCGAAAGGAAAAGACTGAACTAGTTAATCGATTTCGAACTTACTCAACGGTTTATAATTAGGCACCGTGTCTAGCTCTTAATCGTTTGCATACGTGgatctatttaatttttaacgatCATTAAGTAAACACCCCAATTATCGGCGATTGTTGAATGACAAGTGGTCGAGCGACACTGATTCGGAAGCGGCGAGAAACACCGTTGTTGCTGGCACAGTGCCCATGACTGGCGCGACGCCTTTACAGTTACACGTAAGGGTGTGGATTGACGTTCCGTGTTTGCAACACTATAAAATGGAAAtgcgtaaaataaaacttttaaataccaCTAGAAACGAAAAGAATGTTATATTTAGAGAACTAGGTTTTTTAACCTCAATAACACTGCCGTCATAAGAAAGAAGGTCACAACtaacattttgcaaatattgaaaaaatcaagtttgattttttttttagtttttattgaaaattacattACTAAACTATGTTTTTCGAAATTTTGTGAATGTCAATACATGCATTTATATACTACATATAAGACCAtgaccattttaaattttaaattttatgcatataatagataattatcttaatttattttatcttaacataaaaaataagttagaaacaataatattacgtttaaaAGGCACAAACAACCAAATACGCCACGCCAACAACTTTAAAATGAGAAACATCAAGGCACTTTGCTTACATATCAATTATTCTTAATACTACTTAAAAACTTCACTAAAGTGAGTATAATAAAATCAGTCTTCTTTAATTTTAGTCTTCAAAGTTTTGAATCAAATCGAGTGACTGATCATTTACAGGTAATGTTTCCCAAAAAACCTTTCTGGTAGTGGGCATAAGTGGACCAAGCTTTGTGAGTATAGCTGATTTCCTTTCACTCGTGATACCCCTTGGAACAAGCTTCTGTCTTGGATGTGGTATcccttgtttaatatttttatcttaagaaAATCTAGCTGGAAGTATTCTTGAGTACCATGGCTACTCTTGTAAAAAAGTGAATTAGATCCTCTTCGAAAATTTGtctcagtaatattatttaaataagctcTCGGgttagaattttttaatttaaatgtcgaagAACAGTCTTCAAAATCGTAAAAGTCTTGAACTTCCATCTTCTTTACCATGGTGCGAGAGCCAGTATTAGATACAGCATTACAAAAGTCGTCAAAGTCATAAACacgcttttttgttttgagagATTTCTCTACTCTGTGGTGGAATTCATCTGCAGCCATGAATGTGTGACCAGTTTCCAAGTAGCGTAAAGTAATAGTTTCAAAGTTAACTTCTGTAGAATTTACCAAATATATCAGATAAGAATACAGggtccaatttttattttgtgctgcACAGTTATCGAGCCACAAAATGATATGCTTAAGGTCtctattttgcataaaaaaggCCCTGAAGCAACTCACGATATCCTCTTTTTTTCTTCCAGATAATCCTTCATGCCATAAAGCTGCAAAAGTTAGACCTAATTCATGTATATGTTTTTCACCAATTGGCACAAAACTTTGGTTAAAAACAATAAGCCGCGGGCAAAACATCACAGTTTTGAACTCTTCCATGCGGGGTAACATTATAACTTTTTCTAGATCTACGGCAAAAATTAGAGTGTCTGTGTCATTTTTCTTCTGTGTTTGATTGTCAgcatcattttcatatttttggcGAGCTAATATATATCTGTCATGGTGTGCTTCGTAGTCTTTACAATCTTTGCAATTTCTATGCCTAATCATTTCCCGACGAGGGTTGTGTATAATAAATTTTTCACATAGCTCACACTCTTCTTGTCCTAATTTAGTAAATGAGATATTAAGTTCTCTTACAAGTTTTCTGTAAAATCCATAAGatacttttatttcaggatCGGTTTCACAGTAGTGGTCATACATTATACGTATATTAAGGTCTGAAggcaaatactttttgttaggGGCGTGCTCACGTCTATAGTGAGATACTGCAGGATTAAATGACATTATATGTTCCGTGACTTTAACAGAATCTAGTTTTTGAGGATTCGGGTTGCGTCCACGTCCATCAACAAGAGGTTTTGGATATAATTCGGGCTTATAATCACTTTCAAGAGCGTTTCTTACTGCCTTACAGTTATTTTGGTTATAGCCTAGTGTAGTGAGGAAAAAAGTTTTGCAAACTGAAATTTTCTCGCCGTTTTCATTTACCAAAAAGTATGTTATAGTCTTCGATCGTGTGTAATGTTTACCTTCATTGACATCGTTTTCTCTGTTTTTAGGTCTATCTGGTTTTTTTGTGCTGGTATGacatataaaaagtatttctgttCCGTCCATGACAATTTCCAaaaattgacattaatttttttGCGAATCTCATCTGGAAAACGCTCTGAGCACTTTTTTTTGCAGATGTTTTCACGACAACCaggttttacaaaatatttagtgcCTATTCTTTCTTCATTCTTTATTCTCTTTCGCTCTTTTAAGCTAATGTTATATGTTTTCCGCTTCCTtatattgccttttttcgtTATTTGTTCTTCGTTTGTTTCTGGGTCTGATGATTCTTCCGGTGATGCTTCAATCGTTGTGTGCCGAATTATTTGTGAACACGGTATAATGTCGTTTTCTGAGTCACTGCTACTAATGTTTCGGTTCGGTTTTTCAGGTAATTTGTAATCTTTATCGATTACAGAATCATCAGAATCAAAATCATGACAATCTTCCTCACTTGCTGCTTGATCTCGATAGTTTTGTATCCCACTTGTGGATGGAACAGGTTCATCTAAGATCTGTTCATCACAGTCTGTTTTGCGTAAAGCAGCATTGATTAATCTTGCGCTTCTTGATGACATAttgctgaaaataaataaagattatttattacatgcTAACTTCCGCAAAGCGACGCTATCTGCATAACAGACATATCCCCAGCTTCCCCAAAAAGAATCAATTCAATTTCTTTATTATGGCTACGTtgctaaaaaactaaaatacacaaacattgcGATAGCggtttaaaacttataattatcccttttaacttttttacacCCAGTATATCTAAAACTACACCCTGTATCAAAAAACCCAGACGTCTGGGTTTGGGTCTGGGTGAAATTTAAACTGTGGGTAGATGTCGTGAACTAATAGCGTTTAGTTAACGACATCTACCCACACAATAATAAGCAGAAATAACGGTCGTTTTTTGACTATCGCGCACGCGACCCtccggcgcggcggcgcagctTCGACATTTGTATTTCGCTATTATTATACTAACCTTCtaagattaattaaacaaagaaaatatgaagttatttaaattactaggTTGATAGACTTTATATTATAGAATGGGCGATAGAAatacgtaacaaaaataatcttaccAGAGCGCGGCACTGACTCGCGTGGATTCGTCTCGACACGCCGGGCACAACTGGCGTAAGCTCACTCATACCTCGCTCCCCTCACCTCATTTCTCTGTAGAGATGTTAAGTAGTAAAGGCATAACTGCCagtgtgtctattttttttacaaaatattaaggagtAGGGTAAGTAGTAAAGGCATAACTGCCAgtgtgtctatttttttacaaaatattaagaagtaGGGTAAGTAGTAAAGGCATAACTGCCAgtgtgtctatttttttacaaaatattaagaagtaGGGTAAGTAGTAAAGGCATAACTGCCAgtgtgtctatttttttacaaaatattaagaagtaGGGTAAGTAGTAAAGGCATAACTGCCAgtgtgtctatttttttacaaatattaagaaGTAGGGTAAGTAGTAAAGGCATAACTGCCAGTGTgcctatttttatacaaaatattaaggagtAGGTTAAATAGTAAAGACACAATCGCCAGTTGTGACTTTCTTTCTACACTTCTTGCTAAggtgttggtttaaaaaaatagcacaatTGCCACATAAGCCCTTCATATTTAATGTGCGCCAATTATGCCTTTtcaactaaatatattaaagacatAAATGTGAAGTAGGAGACATATATCACAATGTGACCTTTCTCtttacaaaatcttaaaaaatggtACAGTTGTGCCCTTTATGCTTATGCTAtctctgtttgttttattgttagaatatacaaaaaattagGCAGATAGGCCTTTTTTTCCTGATTCCGAATATGTATTTAACtcgatttagataaaaatgttagttGTGCCCTTCTTTCTTAGGACGGCAGTATACATGTGCCATGAAATTGCAATGTCCAAGTGAGTGACATCAAGCGATGAGAACGTCGACAGTGTTTCATGGGAAAACGTGACGCATTTTTCTCGCTAACTCGTATACTATGAGTTGTACTATACTAAATTTCTAATGCATCTGGCCGCCATTTTGCTTGCCGTAAATTGACGATACTTTTCTATTGAAACTATTGTAAGTCATTTCCAACCCTGACGCCAAAATGATTGGTGGTATAAGATTAACGTGTCTGTCggtctgtggcatcgtagctcccgaacggattgagcgattttgggggtttaaaattatttaacaaaacaactaaacaactaaaaacgtttttacccattcattatacatatatttggcGATTTAGTACTAGTATGCAATGAAGGTTAGCTTTTTTTACCGCGCTTTATAAAGAAACGTCTTTACAAATATCTACGTTTAATTACAAATGCAAATGACGCAAGAACAATTAGCGTTATCCGTCACGTTCGCTTTATAACAAACTAACCGCGAGGACGAGTATCGAGTAGTCACACAGTCATATCGGTGACTAATGCGAGTCGCGCCGTAGTCTTGGACTAAAGTTTGCGGTTCAATTCCAACATGCGACAAATTGTTTTACTCGATTTCATCTGTGATATCTCCTTTTTCCCGCGACTATGTCTAGGTATAAGCCTCAGGCTATCAGCTGGCTACTGAATTATTCACATACATAATACTAAAATGCGTTTAACCTACCTATGTTCCATGTGACTACTACTTATTTCCATTTCATTGTTCtgtaatatgtaaataagtaggtataaaggTTTCGCTGAATTCGTCCATGCAGGTTGCAAAATTGCGACTTTAAAATTACGCGTTTCAGAAAATTTTCCATAAAATGATGTGAACTCGTAAAACAATTTCAGCAACCGCGCATTAAACGTTTTGCgtatcaatataattttatatattaagcaTTAAACCGTTGACAATGCAAATATCTGCAGACTTCCACGACCCTTGAGAAAAAGATAGTAACACTCTATGTTCTTAGtcataaagttcaaattacCGTGACGATAAAAATGACAGTAGCAAGTGATGTTCGGTGGTCACGATACAGTAAACACCGCTGCCGTCTGTTATCAAAACACTGTGTCGTTTATCTTTACCTTTTAAAAGCATATGTATAAATTCATTGGGAGCTTGTTTGAACACATCGTGTGTGGCTGCCATAGTTCCTGTAATATGCTTGACACTAGATAACGTGATCGTCATTTTTTACCTACTTATTGAGTTAGAGAAGGCTTTGTTTATTCTCGAGATACTCATTTGAATACGCTTGTGTATTGTTAGTTGTTTGCATTTTCCTGTAACgtcttattacatattttatatcttaatcaTTTTATCTCTTACTTTGAATGGACTTGGATGTATTGGTAGAGTAAGCTCAGGTCTCTaggtcacaaaaaaatacatatgctaccttattatttcaataaccgTCAGCTTCATCTTCAAAAACTAGTATAATACTTCTAGtcatcatatattattatgaacgttACTACTACTGGTAATATGTTGTTTTCTTCCCGTTACCTATTGAATAATAAAGACTGTAGTGATTGAAatccaaatcgaaaaaaaatatttaagagatACATTCGCTGTTAAATATTGGGTCATCGTTGATTACAGATATGTAGCCAGATAGACGGTTCATCTGTCGTTCATTGCCGACCCAATTGTACGAACAGTATGATAAGGCTATCCAGGCACTATTTTCATCGATAACTTTGGCAATACAATGATGAACTAGACTATTAGAGAAAGAACGGTCCACAGCGGTAAAAGGCCCACTATGAGAACTCGTGGTAAACGAGTACATGCATTTGTTTCTTGGCAAATGCAccaacaaacaataatttggAGAGCACTTTTCATATGTGCTTCTAAACCTTTGCTTTGGTTGAACTTATTCGACATGACTGCGCGGACAGCTCAGTTGTTGagatcaccaagccaaacccactgagcgcgacgtgtcgcgggttcgatccccacgtaggccatgcatttgtgtgattcacgaatgcttgtcctgagtctgggtatctttgtgcatgtgatttgaatgtttgtgaaaccccccgcgacacaaggattcaatttcttagtgagggagtcgatttttttttaataattcaagtattaaaata harbors:
- the LOC113507030 gene encoding uncharacterized protein LOC113507030 — translated: MSFNPAVSHYRREHAPNKKYLPSDLNIRIMYDHYCETDPEIKVSYGFYRKLVRELNISFTKLGQEECELCEKFIIHNPRREMIRHRNCKDCKDYEAHHDRYILARQKYENDADNQTQKKNDTDTLIFAVDLEKVIMLPRMEEFKTVMFCPRLIVFNQSFVPIGEKHIHELGLTFAALWHEGLSGRKKEDIVSCFRAFFMQNRDLKHIILWLDNCAAQNKNWTLYSYLIYLVNSTEVNFETITLRYLETGHTFMAADEFHHRVEKSLKTKKRVYDFDDFCNAVSNTGSRTMVKKMEVQDFYDFEDCSSTFKLKNSNPRAYLNNITETNFRRGSNSLFYKSSHGTQEYFCK